From a region of the Vanrija pseudolonga chromosome 2, complete sequence genome:
- the TRM61 gene encoding tRNA (adenine(58)-N(1))-methyltransferase catalytic subunit TRM61: MPSMFHSRVTIEAGDLVIIFMSRDNMTAITVTPGEFFHNKFGRYSHDEMIGVKFGSKLHSPPPQSGYIHLLRPTPELWTLSLPHRTQILYMPDIAYIIQRLCVRVGGKVIEAGTGSGSMTHSLSRAVGKRGLVNSFEYHKTRFEKAGEEFTEHGLTNVHLQHRNVCKDGFNEVKDVEAIFLDLPAPWEAIPHAVDALNPNLVTRICCFSPCIEQVTKTASALRDYGFSDVATQEVLIRTYDLVPPPPQNSHHLEDVSQITQRLRDHEKRKEERRVTQMRNAREKARILKEQQAKEEAEARGETEGESKEVDMAEDGTASRDKRKPSDEPSDEKESSKKPRTEGPEATTSEDLVADTEDPTEPTPTTIYDEPSVAWNSMVLIKPSPEMRGHTSYLTFATLYPAAIRAQLAAQDEATLRVPASTTRVGRVGELAAKADVSAADPEPTEVSEYGAPSFDAALGEVPEEELLPSTGP, translated from the exons ATGCCTAGCATGTTCCACTCCCGCGTCACCATCGAGGCAGGTGACCTCGTCATTATCTTCATG TCTCGCGACAACATGACCGCCATCACCGTCACCCCAGGAGAGTTCTTCCACAACAAGTTTGGACGGTACAGCCACGACGAGATGATTGGCGTCAAGTTTGGCTCCAAG TTGCACTCGCCCCCTCCCCAGTCTGGTTAcatccacctcctccgccccaCCCCCGAGCTCTGGACACTCTCGCTGCCGCACCGAACGCAGATCTTGTATATGCCTGACATCGCCTACATCATCCAGCGCCTCTGCGTGCGTGTGGGTGGCAAGGTGATCGAGGCCGGAACCGGAAGTGGAAGTATGACCCACAGCTTGTCTCGAGCTGTCGGTAAGCGGGGCCTGGTCAACAGCTTCGAGTACCACAAGACGAGGTTTGAGAAGGCAGG CGAGGAGTTCACTGAGCACGGCCTCACCAATGTCCACCTGCAGCACCGTAATGTCTGCAAGGATGGCTTCAACGAGGTGAAGGACGTCGAAGCGA TCTTCCTCGACTTGCCAGCACCCTGGGAGGCGATCCCTCATGCCGTCGACGCGTTGAAT CCCAACCTCGTCACCAGGATCTGCTGCTTCAGCCCCTGTATTGAGCAGGTAACTAAGACTGCGTCTGCTCTCCGCGACTACGGTTTCTCAG ACGTCGCCACCCAGGAGGTGCTTATCCGCACGTACGACCTGgtgccccctcctcctcaaaACTCGCACCACCTGGAGGACGTGTCGCAGATCACTCAGCGGTTGAGAGACCACGAGAAGCGGAAAGAGGAGAGGCGCGTGACCCAGATGCGCAACGCCCGTGAGAAGGCGCGCATCCTCAAGGAGcagcaggccaaggaggaggctgaggcGCGGGGAGagaccgagggcgagagcaAGGAGGTCGATATGGCGGAGGACGGCACCGCTTCGCGTGACAAGCGCAAGCCATCAGACGAGCCGTCTGACGAGAAGGAGTCATCAAAGAAGCCTCGTACCGAGGGTCCTGAAGCCACGACTTCGGAAGATCTGGTCGCCGATACCGAGGACCCGACCGAGCCAACTCCGACGACCATTTACGACGAGCCTTCTGTTGCGTGGAACTCGATGGTTCTCATCAAGCCGTCACCTGAGATGCGTGGCCACACGTCATACCTGACGTTTGCGACCTTGTATCCGGCTGCCATCCgagcccagctcgccgcacAGGACGAGGCGACGTTGCGCGTCCCGGCGTCAACCACACGTGTTGGCAGGGTCGGAGAGCTagccgccaaggccgacgtgtCCGCCGCTGACCCGGAACCGACAGAGGTGTCCGAATATGGAGCACCGAGCTTTGATGCTGCACTGGGTGAGGTGCCCGAGGAGGAGTTGCTTCCATCCACGGGGCCCTAG